The window CCTGGTCCTTACATTTCAAAatgttgtcatttagcagacgctcttatccagagtgacttacaactCAGGGGTTGATCTAACCATTTATTTCTCTATTCCTGGAGTGACATAATCACTGGTAGCCGAGACACAAGCTAGCATGATAATATATAGTTTATTAAATGAAGGAAACGGTAACACATTCATCAAAGCAATACTGATACTTGACAATGGAAAGTACATGAATTGCGTCACTGCACCCATTTACCACTAGAGGAAGACAAAGTCAACATGTTGAGAAGAGGACAGTTACTCTGGGTGTGGAAACATGGACCAAGTCCTTTGTCAGCAGACGATGTTAGGCTGTGACAACAATACCTTCCATTCTTAGAGAAATGCTGATAACTCCTTGTCATCTCAAAAGTTGGAGTCCTGTAGAGAAGCATCTGAAGCGTTACATCCAGTACTGAACTGGCGATCAAGTCATTTCGGTCGTTTGAGGTAATTATGCACTACAAGGTAATTATGcaaaacaacacaaataaaaTGTGCCCACCCTGATTTAGACCCAACCGTCATTGAACTTATTATAAACACCTGTAGACGCCCGATATTGCGACATCAGCGCAGAGGTTACAGCACAGTGATGAGTACATTATAGTATTAGCATATTAGTTACACTACAACATTCAAACACTTGGTAATGGGtgagttgtgttgttgtctgtgagcGTGTTGAGTCTTTGGGGCGTTAGGGCAATGCAGCGGGACTCAGAGGCTCCACTCTAAGTAGGACAGTACTGCATGTACAGTACTGCGCTCCTGGAAGTACTGTCATACACAGTACTTCCAGAAACAGGCTGTGGACACAGAGAAAACACTGTTCAGTCTCTTGCTTGATTTCAAGGAGGAATAATCATTTTGTTTGTAAAATGAAGACCACTGTAGGAAATGAAATGTGTTAGGACTGTGGAAAAATCAGTGCCGTCGCCGACAGTCGGCGATAAGAAACGTACGCTCAACCCTTTTTCGCAGTATGGACTTGTCCTCCGCTAgtgtgtttgaggagagctccctTTCCAGCTCCAAGTCCTCCTTCAAAGCCTCTATCTGTAAAGGTAGAGAACACAGTGGTTACAGACGGCCAAAGGAACCCTGTGTCGGTCTTTATGGGAGGTGCCTGCTCTCAGGTAAGGTAATCACTATCCAAGGCCATGAGAGATTATGCTGCTAGAGCTCTCATTTGAACTCCGTCAGACAATAGGCAGATCTGCTCGATGTAAAGGCTAAATCCCAGGGGGAATTTTCCACAGAATGTACACAGTGTCTCGCTCAAGGAGAACTATGTTTACCCGTTCATCTCATAAACCCTGCTTAAAAGCATTGCCGTCTTCTCAGCTGGATGAAATGTATGACTGCACAGGACGCAGCAAGTGCTTAAACTGTTGCACTCCGTGTGTACAAAACACTTGAATGACCTACCTCCTTCAGCTCCGCTAGCTTGTTGGCAAACTCTAAACCTGCAGAGGAGAAAGAAATGTGTTAGGACAAACGGCAAACCTGAGAAACAGTCCAtgtaatattatatatacacatccttatattttttacattgacaaacactgtattagtgtgtgtgtgtgatatactgtaaaAACCTTACCTAAAGCGTAATTTCTTTCAATAGGTTCTAAGCTTCTATGTAGCAACAACGCTAGAATCTTGTTCTGGGTGTCTGTGTCTCCTCTTTGGGGATATACATGGTTTCCTGAATATGTGGGGAAAAAACGGCAGTACATCTGattttactgtaaacaacttCAAAAGCACCtagtgtacataaaaatataattACACAATATCCCCTTTAAACTGAGCCACATTCACAGTGCAGTATTAACAGTATTGTTGGACGAACACAATTGAATTGCCAAGCAAACACTAAATGACTTCGCCGTAGAACACCAACAAAATAATTATCCGTATGCTTTTGCATGCTCACATTATAACAACTGACAATGCATGCAAAACAGCTGGGAATTAACCCATTAGTTGCAACCAGCGTCCTCAGACCGCCTACATCTTCAGGCCGTCTATGCCTCAAATAGGCCAGCAGCTAGCACACATTCATTCACCAAACCAGCAGACTCACCAGGGTTGAAGATGCTTCTTCCCTCCACACTGACTACCCCTTGTAGAAGCAGAAAAGCTAGCAGTCCCAGCCAGTAGTTCACAGAGACAAAACTGTCCATGTCAGCGAAGCAACTGTCCCAAAGAAGTGCTTACCGTAGTGTCAACTCGTTCTCAACCTGCCCCAGCAAATCCACTGCCTTTGGTCCATCCCAGCTATACTTTTATCCTGTCAGATGTGGGAGGAGGGCCCCTCCACCCCAGTGCACTCAATCAATAGGTAGTCACCATGGCTTTCGTCAATGGACCACCGTCCTTTGCAAGAGGGGCCATGTAGTGGCTGACAGAAATATGAGGATCTGGATCCGTGGCCAGCGGCCCTTCATCAACACGACAGATACAAAGCCAGCAGAGTGAGAAAGTCGTCTATCACCTGTTATTTACGGGATGTTCTTGTCACTTTCAGTCCTTTTCTTTTACATGAATTACTTCCTTAAGAATAATAGAGGGAGAATCTTGGACGGGGAGAAGTGAATTGATTCTGTCCCTATAAAGTGCACCATGCCCAGAGATGAGCTCTTCAATCTTGGCTCCAGGTCTGAGCATCGGCACCAATGTGGGGCTGATTGAGCATCCATCACCGAGGTCAAACCACGTGACCCCGGCTGTTGTAGCCAGAAATCACGGCTCGCAACTCTGTCAGTATAATGGCTGCTGTGTTTATGTACGGCAGTTTTACTTAAATGAAGTGCCTGGCACCCATTTTGATTGGCCTGTTTCTGCCATAAAGCTTCTTGAGTGCTGTTTTCATTGACACCTTTGTCTTCCTCTGAGGAAGTTATTGACGTCTAGTTGTGCCTCTCATCCCAAATAAACATCACATATCCTTATAATACGGATTTCGGGGCTTGAGGATTTAGAGAACCTGGTTGAGTGAGTCACAGTGAATTAACCTTGTAACATCAGGGATATATTGCATCTTGTGAAACAGTCTGGTCCTCTTGTGGAAAATATAGTCAATAACTTGATGGATCTCCAGGCATGACTCACATTGCAGAGCAAAACGTTCCTAGACACTGTCTGTACCTCTGGCTGTGTGATGTACTTTTGGAATCATTCAATAAAATGAAGTTCTATAATAGTGTCAACTGTCAAAGCAGATGGTGTTATGTCCTGACAGATTGCTCTGATGAAAGCCATATCTAATATCCTTGAAGTAGAGCATCTGTAGGGAATCATTTGTTTCCTTCTATTGTGATAAGAAGTAATTTGGCAATCCATTTTTGAactcaaatacaattttattttgtttgtcacatgtcACATGTGTTTGCCACATGTGTGAACTTTACCGTAGACTTGACCTCCCTTTCCCAAGAATGCAGAGTAAAAAGGAAGAAAAGATTAGCAAAGAGAAAAAAGAAATAATTgattaataaaataacaataacgaggctatatacaagagtaccggtactgagtcaatgtgcaagggtacgaggtagttgaggtaatatgtacatgtaggtaggggtaaaagtgactagacaATCAGGATACATaacaaacagagtagcagcagcgtatgggTGCCATCAATTAGCTTAAATTCTCAGAGAGTCAATTATATTTCTGAAAAATATGTTGCAGGgatgctaatcttatctgtttctaacagcagaaacgatttcagaacaatctgagatggtgggtgtagAAATCCTCTTTCTTGGGCTTTTTTTAGGAGGAACAACCAACATCAATATGTTAAGACTGTCAAGGCTCAGGgaaaacccagatgcagactgtttTGAAGTATCAAAAGTGTATTACTCAAAcaggggggcaggcaaacgacaggtcaagggcagacagaggtcagtagtccagagcagagtccgaaagctacaggacggcaggcaggctcaaggtcagggcaggcagaggtctgtAATCCAGGGTGGTATGGCAAGGTACAGAACGACTtttaggctcagggtcagggcaggcagaatggtcaaaaccgggaaagctagaaaacaggaactagagacaAACAGGAGCACGGGAAgaaacactggtaggcttgatgaaacaaaacgaactggcaacagacaaacagagaacacaggtacaaGTGTAtaagaacacaggtataaatcaataaaaaaaagtggtcagatgaagcagatgctaagctactggactgttttgctagcactgactggaatatgttccgggattcatccgatggcattgaggagtacaccacatcagtcattggcttcatcaataagtgcattgatgactttgtccccacagtgaccgtacgtacatacaccaaccagaagccatggattacaggcaacatccacactgagctaaaggctagagctgccgctttcaaggagcgggactctaacctggaagcttataagaaatctcgaAATgcactccgacgaaccatcaaacaggcaaagcttaaatacaggactaagatcgaatcgtcctacaccagctctgacactcatcggatgtggcaggacctgcaaaccattacagactacaaggggaagcacagccgagagctgccaagtgacacaagcctaccagacgagctaaactacttctatgctcgcttcgaggtaaaTTCACaatggccagacggattaccaggatgtgtactgtgagcatgcactgaccaactggcaaatgtcttcactgacactttcaacctctccctgtccgaatCTGTAAGCAGACCAACACGTTTTAAGCAGACCCCATAGTCTctgtgtccaagaacactaaggtaacctgcctaaatgactacagacctgtagcactcacgtctgtagccatgaagtgctttgaaaggctggtcatggctcacaacaacaccattaccccagaaaccctagactcactccaatttgcatgcccgccccaacagatccacagatgatgcaatctctattgcactccacactgccctttcccacctggacaaaaggaacacctatgtgagaatgctattcattgactacagctcagcgttcaacaccatagtgccctcaaagctcatcaataagctaaggaccctaggactaaacacctccctttgcaactggatcccggACTTCCGGACGGGCTaccctcaggtggtaagggtaggtagcaacacatctgccacgctgatcctcaacacaggggcccctcaggggtgcaggctcagccccctcctgtactccctgttcactcatgactgcacggccaggcacgactccaacaccatcattaagtttgccgacgacacaacggtggtagacctgatcaccgacaacgacaagacagcctatagggaggaggtcagagacctggctgtgtggtgccaggacaacaacctctcccataacatgatcaagataaaggagatgattgtggacctcAGGAAAAAGAGGATCGAGCACgccaccattctcatcgacggagctgcagtggagcaggttgagagcttcaagttccttggtgtccacatcaccaacaaactaacatggtccaagcacaccaaggcagttgtgaagagggcacgacaaaacctattccccctcaggagactgaaaagatttggcatgggttctcagatcctctaaaggatctacagctgcaccattgagagcatcctgactggttgcatcactgcctggtatggcaactgctcggcctccgactgcaaggcactacagaaggtagtgcgaacggcccagtacttcactggggccaagctccctgccatccaggacctctataccaggcagtgtcagaggaaaaagtgtcaaagactccagccaccctagtcatagactgttctctatgctaccgcatggcaagtggtaccggagcaccaggtctaggtccaagaggcttctaaacagcttctacccccaagccattagactgctgaacaccctcttcctcttttactctactgctactctgttgttatcatctatgcatagtcactttaataactctacctacatgtacatattacctcaactaaccggtgcccacgCACATTAAtcctgtatcggtaccccccctgtatatagtctcgctattgttattttactgctgttctttaattacttgttacttttatttctt is drawn from Oncorhynchus tshawytscha isolate Ot180627B linkage group LG05, Otsh_v2.0, whole genome shotgun sequence and contains these coding sequences:
- the uts2d gene encoding urotensin 2 domain containing; amino-acid sequence: MYCRFFPTYSGNHVYPQRGDTDTQNKILALLLHRSLEPIERNYALGLEFANKLAELKEIEALKEDLELERELSSNTLAEDKSILRKRVEPCFWKYCV